In the Hevea brasiliensis isolate MT/VB/25A 57/8 chromosome 8, ASM3005281v1, whole genome shotgun sequence genome, tctttcgccactcttgatttttcctcacccattgcttgctaaAGCCTTGTTTTGTCTTCATAAATCTTTTTTGgggtcataggtgccaaaatgattttccttccattcatttcaaaagaatacctatttttatacccatcatggatcacctttctatcaaattgccatggtcggccaagtaataaatggccagcttgcattggaaccacgtcacacataacctcatcttgatactttcctattgcaaaggaaatcagtactcgttttgttactttcacctcaccacattcattcaaccactgcaatttatagggtctagggtgtttcgaagtcctcaaccttagtctctgcaccaaaatagtactagcaacattggcacaacttcccccatcaatgatgacactacaagctttgtcttggataagacaccttgtatgaaaaattgtttctctttgcaattcatcaccaacatcctcctttacttgagtatttaatgctctcataattactagagcacttccttcagcagcatattctacTTCTGCATCCTCTTCCCCTGAAGATGTGGagtcactcacaatttcctcctctgtttctatctcaccattttctctcatgaccatgactctcttgttagggcattgagaagctatgtgtccactgcccaaacacctaaaacacttcacatctctatttcgggtagtagttgcaacctcctttcctttactttctacaaatttcttctccaccttcttttccttatccttatcctcatttttcttatagttgctaaaagccttttccctatcctccttcttccagttagacttccaagatgaagaagtacctgcatttcctccaaattttgacttgcttttaagttgcctttctaccttcatagccatgtggaccatatcctccaactcaacatagtgatgtaactcaacaatatgagcaatctccttgtttagcccattcaagaatctagccatggtggcttctctatcctcctccacatttgctctaatcatagcaatttccatttctttatgataatcttcaacacttttagaaccttgagtcaatctttgtaacctctgatgtagctctctatagtaatgactaggaacaaatctcttcctcattatagttttcatctcaccccaggttgcaattgattgctcataatttgtccttctactaatcaacacttgatcccaccataccaaagcataatcagtaaattctactgctgctaactttactttctattcctctgaatagtgatgacaatcaaacacagcttctaccttcctttcccattcaagatacacatccggatcatttttcccttggaaagaagggatgctcattttaatacttttgatattgtcatctaccctattcctctctctttcctctcttcttatcctcctatacccattcctcctatcttcagctcttctctcatatctacccctcctaggtctttcaacctcaaaatcatagttatcaacctcaacttcatcagattcaactactggaggtacaagatccctcctatttggccttctctcattttgcctatctatttgctccaatctttccaacctatctatgatttcattgcacacaacattcattctttcaaattgttgtctgacagcctgcatgtagaatggattttcaccttccccctcactaccatcaccccttctagacatgttttcagacctgcaagaaaatggttagtgtaaagaaaacatctcactcactcccttacgtgtttacactcaacagaggacactccactcgtgtttaactcaacaaggctttttccctcttatgaactcaccactctgtgccttttacctctcttggctatgtccacaagttcttatcaaactcaagtaactcaaaccaagattgtacccacaaaaatttaacacacaataaaattcttgaatgtgacggatcaaaacgagtaaaagtcaagaaaagaaaagctcaagtatggaaatgtaatgcaataggaatcaagaaagaagacaccaaaataaaagagtagcaagctggaaaagagacaacctaaagtagagatatcaagcttaaatatccaagtttgccatcAACTTATTACAATTACCAGCaattcacacaatacaccaagaattgcataaatttaggatcaccaagcaaatgagtgtattttgatctgaaattgagtaggcaaatgcaacccaatactgactaattgctgcaagaatttcagccttttcttgacagacttactatgtaaatcaaatataatcgtgtttgccgcaaaattttggttccccacacaaacgattaaattttgagctgaaatttaatttgagaatagctcaaatgtggtaCAAAtggcctgtaaattttcaggaatttcggggctgatttgctatgtgaacttaatttgatcgattctgccacaaaattttggttccctatacaaatggttgaattttaagctgaaatttaatatgggaactactgatatggggtataaacaccttgtaaattttcaagaatttctgggtctatttgctatgtgaacataatttgatcgggtctgccgcaaaattttggttcagcaggcaaacgatatcaaacaacccccaaaatttacacccaacgtcttaaacacacccagatattgctggtacagtttcaggccaaattggtaagtcgaactcaatgaaccagataatctctcatgcttaatatcaaaatgaaggaagcaaaatggatggctagaataatcgctttggcttgattaacccaaaaccctaagagaaacccaacaaaacaaatttttaaacaaacaggtccaactaaaccccaagagccaaacagcaaatatgaagaaggtaagaaacacaaagaataaaaagcaaatagagaatctaccttgtttggacgtccctttgctctgataccaaaaactgatgtgaaccttcaagtaattggtaacttgaaaacccacattcaagaattaaatgaacaatatggaaagcaccaaatcaagatgtataaatttgaatctttgaaccagcacaatcagattgttgtgtaattcaaagaaaatatcagaaatgggattcttgacctaattcatatggagaatgaataaaccaagaatattatgcacattaaaccttgcaagatagaatctcagcaagttaatgagcttcacaagaacaaaggcaacaaccaatttactcactagaggagcagaaacaatctctcattaatattcaagtgtgtcctccactctctcattacacttgtatttatagcctcttggcttcaaagctaaagacaaaaatatccctactttagtaacagctgtaaggagctttaagtccaaacaaaaattaatctatcaaaagactaaaaactccttacaaaaagtaaatttaatacagcagcaaataagggcatttaagtccaaaagagaggtggttataacagatggaatattccttgaaaaaggtgccagcagatacatgtacatgggttggatctggtacatgcatgtccacaggttattccatgtaatctaatgctccacatgacacctggtcacttctaagcataattttcaccaaatttaatcctttacatttttcttcatgccattccagcttataatccttgctccttatgatttcacaaattaaattctgaagtgatttagctctagctctagtaattggaccttggatgaaatcctttgtcgtggatgtagcttgattctcatcattcccctccgcttcaaaaggattcgtcctcgaatctgttcctgcatcaacacaaggagataaatcagcaacattgaaggtggcactgacattatactcaccgggcaggtttattttgtaagcgttatcattaattttggtcagcacttggaaaggtccatcacatcttggttgtaattttgatttccttcgagagggaaacctttctttgcgcaagtgaacccatacccaatctccaggttgaaatgtgactttcttccttcctttgttggcttgactagcatatttttcattgttcttttcaatttgaagcttggcttgttcatggattttcttcaccaattctgcttttctttttccatctaaactagtaagctcgttcacaggcaaaggtaaaagatccaaaggagttgaaggattgaaaccatacacaatttcaaatgtagaatagccagtagaagaatgcacatttctattgtatgcaaattcaacaagtggaatgcaatcttcccatgacttcaaattttgcttaaccacagcacgcaaaagagtatGGTGGGATCatgtgttgattagtagaaggagaaattatgagcaatcaattgcaacctggggtgagatgaaaactataatgaggaagagatttgttcctagtcattactatagagagctacatcagaggttacaaagattgactcaaggttctaaaagtgttgaagattatcataaagaaatggaaattgctatgattagagcaaatgtggaggaggatagagaagccaccatggctagattcttgaatgggctaaacaaggagattgctcatattattgagttacatcactatgttgagttggaggatatggtccacatggctatgaaggtagaaaggcaacttaaaagcaagtcaaattttggaggaaatgcaggtacttcttcattTTGGAAGTCTAACTAGAAGAAGGAGGGTAGAGAAAATGCTGTTAGCAAATATAAGagaaatgaggaaaaggaaaaaaaggtggagaagaaatttgtagaaagtaaaggaaaggaggttgcaactactacccgaaatagagatgtgaagtgttttagatgtttgggcagtggacacatagcttctcaatgccctaacaagagagtcatggtcatgagagaaaatggtgagatagaaacggaggaggaaattgttagtgattccacatcttcatgggaggaggatgcagaggtggaatatgctgctgaaggaagtgctctagtgattatgagagcattaaatactcaagtaaaggaggacgttggtgatgaattgcaaagagaaacaattttccttacaaggtgtcttatccatgacaaagcttgtagtgtcatcattgatggcggaagttgtgccaatgttgctagtactattttggtgcagagattagggttgaggtctttgaaacaccctagaccctataaattgcagtggttgaatgaatgtggtgaggtgaaagtaacaaaacgagtgctgatttcctttacaataggaaagtatcaagatgaggttatgtgtgacatggttccaatgcaagctggccatttattacttggccgaccatggcaatttgatagaatggtgatccacgatgggtataaaaataggtaatcttttgaaatgaatggaaggaaaatcattttggcacctatgacaccaaaacagatttatgaagaccaaacaaggcttaagcaagcaatgggtgaggtaaaatcaagagtggccgaaaagagagcagagaagaaaaggagtgaaaagaaattcgaggacgaatccttttgatgcagaggggaatgatgagaatcaagctgcatccacaccaaaggatttcatccaaggtccaattactagagcgagagctaaatcacttcagaatttaatttatgaaatcATAAGGAGGAAGGATTATAACTGAAATGgcttgaagaaaattataaagaattaaatttggtgaaaattaagtttagaagtgaccaggtgtcatgttgatgaagaagcaccagtgcctatgccattatttagaggacccatcaccagagccagagctagagagctgcaagcattggtgttggagcattgtgagcacaagggggatcaaaattgccatgttggactttcttgcatattgttggaatctaggtggatcattctcacacaagttggcatgggagacttgacaagtggcgccacatcagcgtgacttcgccacatcagcatgacttggcacaagaccatttggccaagtggattggaggagcttcttatgcttatttggatttgccatgtcTTGATACCTttgttggtccccactacattaaaaaggctgctaccacctaaagtgttCTTTGTAacttatggtccccactacataaagggctgccataaagcaagtggtcccaaatggtcccccccccctatggaaacgccccatctgattgaggagccttttatttttgtctttttagccatgttggcacacttttagggttttggcacacttttagggttttagagatgctatatataacccaagatattcagattgtataggtagccttcatttttctagtttaagtgtgagtattagggagagaactccattgctggagcttgagtttcttctatgtttcttccatgtttcttgaaagaacttggattctagcagcatgaaccccttgctagtcttattttgatgatcaatatgctttagcttgttactatttgtgtattgacacttgggttttcaatctgaaattctgccttgtttggatgattaaagatcttggttccaatatttagatgttgtgtttcttggcatcctaggagtgctcatcattttggtatcagagccttggcatctaacaaggtatttatccattaaaacttctttttcttttctgtttggtTAACTATAATAGTCAGCCATTGTAGGACCTTTAGATATCTATTAGTTTCATCATCTAGTGCCTTGTTCTTTGTAGCCAAATCAAATCTGCATTTTAGGGtactgatttttttctttttttttgtttgaactctTGCTGGCTGAAACTTGGTAGTCTTAATTTTAGTGTAGGATTTTGCTTAATCTTAGATTAAATCTCTTGTTCATcttgttttctttgagcttgtctgtaggattagagttaatcaagctgaaacctatctttgacactagctatttgcctcttgagttatatgatatcaagtctgagtatgttaaattgggtaattaatgctTGGGATGTGCCTGTGTGCTAGTGGGTAGAGCTTGATTTGGATTGCCAAAATACTTGAGTGGTATCAGTATTTGATTCTGCAATTTTTATCCTTTGCAtcagtataaaaaaaaaagaaaaaaaaaagaaaaggagattGGATTGTAAGCTGAGTTGTGTtgtgctgaaaaaaaaaaaattgacaagctgacataagtgatgaaattgtgaattgtggAGTTAAACATTGAATTTGAGCCTGATAATCTACCAACAACTTTGGGTATTACTAGACACATCACATGCCATATTTGATGTGAAAATTCCACTGTTTGCCTATCGAACCAAAATTTGCGGCAAACCTGATCAAATTGAGTTAACAcaccaaaccaacccagaaagctccgaaattttgcaggctgattatactccatctcagtagcttttgtgtcaattttcagggttttgtaacattgtttgcctaccgaaccaaaattttgcggcagacctagTCAAATTTCGTTCACCTAGTAAACTCATCCAGAaactcctgaaattttaccagtagttagtcagtattgggatgcctatgtataccaaatttcagatcaaaatatattcgtttgtgtggtgaaccaaaattgttgcatattttttgttaattgtgtgaactgctggtatttgtgcaaagttggctttgaaattggaagtttgagcttgatatcattctgttgggttgtctctcatacagttttcaaaaatcataccaTTTCGTTCACATTTGCTTCTACTTTGGCGTCTTCCATTTCTTTGGCTCTAGTGTCACACTCTCTGGTTATTGCAATTTCGTTTCTTCCAGTTTCGTTTGttgattattttgataaaattagcAAGTATTTGTGCTTGTTTAGAATTTTAGTTCCCAAAGGAACAAGGGAAGCAAACTCTTGAGTGGTAAAAGGCAAGAGTGTGTGAGTGCCAAAAGAGGGTAAGAGCCTGAAATTTGTGCGAAAACACTTGAGCTAAACACTTGAGAGGGTGAGCCATTTCTACTAACTTCGTTTTCTTGCAGCCAAATCATGTCTCAATTACAAGAGACAACTGGTAGTAGTGGAGGTAATGAAGAAAAAAGGGAGTTTCCTGATGATCGAATTTTTAAAGAATCTGTAGCACAAAGCTTTGAAAGGATGAATGTGCAAATGAATGACTTTAGAGATGAATTGGATGTATTGAGGGGAATGAGAAATGAGATTACCAGGTTTATGGAAGAGATGAGAAGGGACAGAGAAGATAGAAATAGGAGGAATGATGGGGGAGCAAATGTGGGAAATCAGAATAGAAATGAAGGTAGATTTCGGGCAGAACATAGGAATGAAGGGTATGAAGAAGCTGAATGGAATGATGATGAGTATGATGAAGCTTATGACTATGGGAACTACCATTATGGTGGAAGAGGGCATAGACCACCTAGGGGTAGAGGGCCTAGGGGAAGAAGGGGTGGCAGAAATTTTAGGCTCGGTGATCATTGGGATAGAGATGGAAATGAGGAGAGAGTTGATGGGAATTTAGCTAGTATAAAGATGCAAATTCCACCTTTTCATGGGAAGGATAATCCAGAAGTTTATTTGGAGTGGGAGAGACAGGTGGAGTTGATTTTTGAGTGCCACCATTATTctgaagaaaagaaagtgaagttagcagCTGTAGAATTCAAAGAGTATGCAATTGTATGGTGGGATCAGTTGTTGAGTAGGAGGAGGAGAAATGGGCAACGAACCGTGGAGACATGGGACGAAATGAAGGGAATCTTAAGAAACAGGTTTGTGCCACCTTACTACCACAGAGAGCTGCTTCAAAGGTTACAAAAACTCACTCAAGGTACTAAAAGTGTCGAAGAATACTACAAGGCCATGGAGATAGCGTTGATTAGAGCTGATGTCGAGGAGGATCGGGAAGCTACAATGGTTCGCTTTTTGAATGGGTTAAATCCTGAAATTGCTAATATTGTGGAGCTGCAACCTTGTGTGGaggtggaggatatgctacaaatggcacttaaagtggagaagcaactaaaaaggaagaatgtggctagatatgcaccagccaaccattcggctcctaggagtaattggaagtcgaattggtctgctccttcaagggtggagaaagaagttcccaaattcaagaaagaagaatggaaaggaaaggagaaagtagaggagaagaataagggagttcctactaggactagagaattgaagtgttttaagtgtttgggaaatggacattatgcctcacaatgtccaaataaaagagtgatggttgttagggaaaatggagagttagaaagtgaagaggaaagggaggaagaatctgataatgttgatgagcatgaggatgattgctacgatgaggagatcagccacctatggatggcaatatccttgtcaccatgcgcacactaagtgcacaagtgagtatggagtgtggtgatgaaatgcaaagggAGAACATCTTCCATACTAGGTGCTTGGTGAATGACAAGTTGTGTAGTGTGATTGTAGATGGTGGGAGCTGTTGTAATGTGGCTAGTTCACTCTTGGTGGACAAGTTGGGTTTGCCTACTACTACACATCCAAAACCATATGGCTTGCAATGGTTGAATGATTGTGGGAAGTTGAGGGTTACAAAACAGGTGGTTGTGCCATTCACCATTGGCAAGTATAATGATGAGGTACTTTGTGATGTTGTGCCTATGGTTGCTACGCATCTTTTGTTGGGCCGTCCATGGCAGTATGATAGAAGTGTTGTGCATGATGGTAGGAAGAACAGGTACACGGTCACTAAGGAAGGTCGAACATACTCATTGCTTCCTATGACACCAGGTCAAGTGCATGAAGATCAAATGAGGATTCTTAGAtccattgaagaaaagaaagaaacttggagagaaaaacttagagaggccgagctggatgagagtgaaaagaaagagaagagagaagaaaaagagagaaaaagagaaacaaaagaaaagaaaatgagaacaaATGAGAAAAAGGAAAGCTCGAGGCAAAAGGAGAGTGGAGAGAAAAGAATGAGTTTGTATGTGAAGGAAAGAGAAGTTAGAGAGGCTTTACATTCAGGAAGACCTCTTTGTGTACTTATGTACAAGGAGGTTAATTTATGTGTTACTGACCTTGATTCACATTTGCCTAGTGATGCTTTGTCTCTTATACAGGAATATGAAGATGTCTTCCCGAATGAGTTGCCACCAGGATTGCCACCTAtcagagggattgagcaccagatcgACTTGGTACCTGGAGCACAAATACCGAATAGACCAGCATATAGAACAAATCCTAAAGAAACAAAGGAGTTACAAAGGCAAGTGGAGGAGCTTATGGAGAAGGGCTATGTTAgggagagcatgagcccatgtgctgtacctgtgttgctagtgcctaagaaggatgggagttatcgcatgtgtgtggattgcagagccatcaataaaatcactgtaaagtatagacacccaatccctcaccttgatgatatgcttgatgagttgcatggtgcaagtgtgttttctaagatagatttgaaaagtggttaccaccaaataaggatgaaaattggtgatgagtggaaaactgctttcaaaactaaatatgggttgtatgaatggatggtgatgccatttgggctcacaaatgctcctagcacttttatgcgtttgatgaatcatgtgttgaggaatttcattggaaaatttgttgttgtgtattttgatgacattttgatttacagcagtaacatagacgagcatttgcatcacttgagacttgtttttgatgtgttgagaaatgagaatttgtatgcgaatgcgaaaaagtgttcattttgcttggataaggttgtttttcttggttttgttgtaagtagtaaaggtgtacaggttgatgaagagaaaatcaaagccattagagattggccaaatcctaagaatgtgtctgaggttaggagtttccatggattggctagtttctataggcgatttgtgcctaattttagtacaattgctgctcctttgaatgaattggtgaaaagaatgttgcatttgagtggaaaaagaaacatgaacatgcatttttgaacttaaagatagattgtgttctgcacccttgttgagtttgcagattttgataaaacttttgagattgaatgtgacgcaagtggtgtaggaattggtgcagttctcatgcaagagaaacgaccaatagcatattttagtgagaaattgcatggagctgccttgaattactctacttatgataaggagatgtatgcattagttagggccttggaaacttggcaacattatttgtggcctaaagagtttgtcatacattcagatcatgaatcattgaagcatattaagagtcaaaataagttgagtagaaggcatgctaagtggattgaatttttggagtcatttccatatgtgattaaatacaagcaaggaaaagagaatgttgtagctgatgcactttctaggagacatgcacttttgtctacacttgatgctaaattgcttggttttgagttcatgaaagaattgtatgttgatgatgcagatttttgtaatgtatatgctgcttgtgagaaaagtgcatttcagaaattttataggcatgatggatacttgtttaaggagaataaattttgtgtgcctaaatgctctatgcgagacttgcgtgttttggagtcacatagtggtggtttgatgggacattttggtgttgctaagactttaaacatattgcaagaacacttcttttggccacatatgaggaaagatgttgatcgaatgtgttctaggtgtgttgaatgtaagaaagcaaagtctagagtaatgccaaatggtctttacacacccttgcctgttcctaaggaaccttggactgatatttctatggattttattttgggtttgcctaggtctaggagaggtcatgattctatatttgtggttgttgatagattttctaagatggcacacttcataccgtgtcacaaaacagatgatgccacatacatagccaatttgttctttaaggagatagtcagtttacatggtatacctaggactatagtaagtgatagagatgttaagttcctaaGTCACTTTTGGAGGGTGTTGTGGGGTAAGTTAGGTACTAAACTGTTGTTCTCAACTACTTGTCATCCCCAGACTGATGGACAAACAGAAGTAGTGAATAGAAGCTTAACTACTTTATTGCGTGTGATGGTTAAACAAAATTTGAAatcttgggaagattgcattccttttgttgagtttgcttataacagagtagtgcattcttctaccggattttcaccatttcagattgtgtatggttttaatccattgacaccattagacttgttgcctttacctgatcatattaatagtcttgatggtaaaaagaaagcagatttggttaggaaattgcatgagcaagctaggttacaaattgaaaagaaaaatgcacaatATGCTACTCATGCTAATAAAGGCCGAAAGCCTCTTGTGTTTGAACCAGGTGACTTTGTTTGGGTGCATTTAAGGAAAGAGCGATTTCCAAACCTAAGAAAGTCGAAATTACAGCCAAGGTGTGATGGTCCATTCAAAGTGCTAGAAAGGATCAACAACAATGCATACAAGATTGATTTACCTGGTGAGTATGGTGTTAGCAATTCTTTTAACATTCGATCTTTCCCCTTGCATTGATGCAGGaccaaattcgaggacgaattctttcaaaggaggaggggatgatgaagaagcaccagtgcctatgccattatttagaggacc is a window encoding:
- the LOC131182136 gene encoding uncharacterized protein LOC131182136, with the translated sequence MECGDEMQRENIFHTRCLVNDKLCSVIVDGGSCCNVASSLLVDKLGLPTTTHPKPYGLQWLNDCGKLRVTKQVVVPFTIGKYNDEVLCDVVPMVATHLLLGRPWQYDRSVVHDGRKNRYTVTKEGRTYSLLPMTPGQVHEDQMRILRSIEEKKETWREKLREAELDESEKKEKREEKERKRETKEKKMRTNEKKESSRQKESGEKRMSLYVKEREVREALHSGRPLCVLMYKEVNLCVTDLDSHLPSDALSLIQEYEDVFPNELPPGLPPIRGIEHQIDLVPGAQIPNRPAYRTNPKETKELQRQVEELMEKGYVRESMSPCAVPVLLVPKKDGSYRMCVDCRAINKITVKYRKERFPNLRKSKLQPRCDGPFKVLERINNNAYKIDLPGEYGVSNSFNIRSFPLH